The stretch of DNA AATGGCCAGATTCGATCAAGACTGTCTGCTCGACCGGATGACGACGGCCGGCAAGGTGACCCCCGCGCTGCTCGCATCGCTTGCGGCCGTGATCGCCGACTCGCATGCCCGGGCCCCCTTATCCCGGGACATCGACGGCGGCAGACGCGTGCGGGAGGTACTGGACCTGAACGCCGCATCGATCGCTGCCTCCCCCCTGAGTGCACGCTATGCCGGAATCGACCGCAGACTCAGGGCCGCCTGGCGCGAACACGCGGACCTGCTGGACGCGCGTGCGTCGCGCGGCAAGGTGCGCCGCTGCCACGGCGATCTGCACCTGGACAATATCTACGTCCTGGACGGCCGCCCCGTTCTCTTCGATTGCCTGGAGTTCAGCGACGAGCTGGCCACCACGGATGTCCTCTACGATCTTGCGTTTCCCTTAATGGACTTCTTGAGCCTGGGCCGGGCCCACGACGCGAACAGCCTCTTGAACCGATACCTCGATCTATGCGGCGACGACGACGAGGGCCTGAGTTTGATGCCGCTTTTCATAGCGATGCGCAGCTGCGTCCGATCGCTGGTTCTTCTGCACAAGGAATCGGCTTCGCCTGCCTGCGCAGTGCCTGGAGCCGGACTCTCGGCACGCCAGTATCTGGCGCTGGCGCGCCGTTGCCTGAAGCCGGGCCAGGCACGGCTGATATGCATCGGCGGATTGAGCGGTTCGGGAAAATCGACTGTGGCGGCAGCTCTCGCGCATCGCCTGGGACCGGTCCCGGGCGCGCGCATCCTCAATACCGATCGAATCCGCAAGCGACTGTTCGCGGTGGAACCCGAGAAGCGTCTGCCGGATTCGGCCTATATCCCGCAGATATCGGACGAGGTCTACGCCCTTTTATTGCAACAAGCCCGGATCGTATTGAAGCAAGGGTATTGCGTCGTGCTGGACGGCGTCTACGAATCCGCGTCGCGCCGGCAGGCGCTGCAAAATTTCGCCCGGGACATCGGAGTTCCCTTTTCCGGGTATTGGCTAAACGCGCCGCTCGACGTGCGCGAGAGGCGCGTCATCGGCCGCACGCACGATGTATCGGATGCAACCGTGAAGCTTCTGGCGGTTCAAGCATCGCGCAGCCAGGCCGTACGCGACTGGAAGGTGCTGGACGCCACGGCGCACGCCCAAGCCATCGCCCACCGGATCGAACGGGACATTCTGGATCGTTAGGGCGATGGCCCGCCGAGCAGCAATTGCGCCACGTCGCCGCGGTCCAGGGCGCAATGCGTGGCTACAACTAGGGCCTGTTAACGCTAAAAGGAGCCGCGCACTGGCTGGGAAGCGTCCTTCATCGGCGCCTCATGGCGACGTCTTTAGCCGATCGACAGGCGATCTTCCACCGAATCGACCCCCGCGATCGACCAGGCCGCCCGTTCCGCGGCAGTGCGCTCGGCCCAGGACTTGACCTTCCCGGTAAGCGTGATCTTGTTGCTGCCGTCGACATCGACACGAATGGCAGCCGCGTCCACGTCGGCGTTGCGGTGCAGCGCAGCCTGGATAGTGGCTTTTACGTCAGAAGCATGAACATGGGGCGCGATAGTGATGAGATTGTTTACTCCCAACACGCCGGAAAGACGGCGCACGGAACTGGTTGCGGCGTCCCGCTGAAACTGCCACGGCACCGAGCCTGTCAGCGTCACCCAGCCTTCCTGGACTTTCACCTGGATGGTCTCCTGAGGAATCGCTACGTTCCAGGCGATGATGTCCAGCGCGCGCTTGGCGATCTGGTCGTCGTCGGTCTGCGGCAGGCCGGGATACGTCACGTGAATTTCCTGCGCGATGCCACGTATACCTTTCACCCTCAACGCTGCGCGTTCGGCCGTGCACTTTTGGTCATACGTCGAGACATGTCCGCTCAGCGTGACGATGCCGTCGCCCACGGCAACCCCGATGCGGCTGGCATCCACGCTGGGTTCGAATTCCAATTCGTCGATGACAAACTGGCGCAACTCTTGGTCTTTCTTCATTTCAAGCTCCAGGATAGGATTTTCAATGTCAGATTGGCGCTGTTAGGCGAACACAACTCCCGTGCGCCTTCATGCCGATGGCGGGCGCAGATATCGGCTTTTGTGTCATGGAGTAACCAGACTGCCCATTCAAGAGCTTCGCGCGTGGTTCCGCGCGAAACGCCCCATGCCAAGACGAAACGCAGGGTGCGATCGGCCAGATACGCAATGTCATACGTTTTCCGTCGATCCATGATCAACTCGTCTATCTAAGACGCTCACAGTATGTGCGGCCGGCCGGATTCTTCATTGATCTTTATCAATCGGCCGCGAAGGCGAAAAAATTGCGTGCGCGTCCCGGCAACGCCTCAATCGAATAGCCCCTCCCCCGAACGATCGGGTTGCGCGCTCGGCTGCGCGCGACAACAACGCCCCAGGTGGCCATGGAAAACCACGCCGTCGAAAGCCAGACCATGAGCTGGTTGCTCACCTCAGCGACCGAACCCATGCTGATCGCGGACGGCGACGGCCGTCTGCTCCTGGTCAATGGGTCGGTCGAACGGCTTTTCGGCTACGGCTGCGGACAATTGCACGGCGCATCGCTCGCCACCTTGTTCCCGGGCCTTGGTTCAGGCGTGCATGCGGCAGCGCAGGCGTGCGGGCTGAAAGAGCTTGCAGCGTGTCGCAAGGATTGCAGCCAATTTCCCGCCCAGGTGCATTTTTCGGCCCTTCAGACCCACTGGGGCATGCCGCTCGTGCTCGCTACAGTCCGAGACCTGACGTCAAGCAAGCAAACCCAACAGGCATTGCTCGATAGCGAGGCGCGAATGCGCGCCATTGTGGACACCGCTGTCGATGCCATCATCACCATCGACAGACATGGCACCATCGAACGGATGAATCCCGCGGCGATCCGCATGTTCGGTTATGGGGAGCATGAGACGGTGGGCAATAACGTATCGATGCTGATGCCCACTGCCTATCGCCAATTGCATGACGGATTTCTACAGCGCTATCTCACGACCGGCGAGAAACGCATCATCGGCATCGGGCGGGAAGTGATGGGACAACGCAAGGACGGCACCTGTTTTCCGATGGATCTGGCCGTCGCCGAGATGCATATCGGGACAACGCGCATGTTCACCGGCATGGTCCGGGATATCTCCGAGCGCAAACGCTCGGAGGCGGAAGTCGTGCGCCTGCTGGCCGAATTGACCCGCGCCAATGAAGAACTCACGAACTTCGCCTATGTCGTTTCGCACGACCTGAAGGCTCCCCTGCGGGGCATCAGCGCCTTGGCCAACTGGATTGGCACCGATTATGCGGACCCGTTGGGAGATCAGGGCCGCCAGCAACTGCATCAGCTTTCCGCGCGGGTCGCGCGCATGGGCGCCCTGATCGACGGCATCCTCGAATATTCGCGCGTGCGAAGCGACAATGAAGCGCCGGAGCGGGTCGATATGGTCGAATTGACCAGAGAAATTATCGATTCCCTGGCGCCCGCGGATCATATCCTCATCCGTGTGGACCCGCGCCTGCCCGCGGTAACGGCGGACCGCGCCCGCATGCACCAGTTGTTTCAAAACCTACTCGCGAATGCGATTCAGCATTCCGACAAGGAGCGCGGAGAAATTTGGGTGGGATGCAGCCAGCAAGACGGCGATCCGGTCTTCTCGGTGTCCGATAACGGCATGGGCATCGAGCCGCGCCATGTCGACCGCATCTTCCAGCTTTTCCAGACGCTCGCATCCAGGGAAGAAACGACCGGCACCGGAATCGGCCTGGCCTTGGTCAAGAAAATCGTCGAAATGTATGGGGGAAGGATTCACGTCGAATCGACGCCGCGTCTCGGGAGTACGTTCTCGTTCACGCTTCCTCGCGCCACGCGAGGCCCATAAGAACAGAGGATGCGGGATGAAGCAATCGGATCGACCCATACGGGTCGTCGACGAAGATGAAGAATGCCCTCAGGGGGGACGAACAGTTGCGCCGGCAGCCCGTCATCGTCCTGGCCACGTCGGCCGAGCAACAGAACACCGTGAACAGCTTGAACCTCGGCGTGGCGGTTTATATGGCAAAGCCCATAAATTATCGGCAGTTGGTTCAGATGATGCGCCATATCGACCAATATTGGACACGCAGCGAATTGCCCTGACCATGAACAAGCGACCGATCCGAATCCTGCTGGTCGATGACGAGGATGTCGATCGCATGGCCTGCGCGCGGGCTCTGGCTTTGGACACGACCCATGACTACACGGTGCTGGAGGCGCAAACGGGGCAAGCCGGTTTGCAGCGCATCCGGACGGAACAGCCCGATGCCATCATCCTCGATTACCGGCTTCCGGATCAAACGGGCCTTGAATTTGTCGCATCGCTTCATGCAAGCGCGAATGGAAAGCGGACTGAACCGCCGCCGATTCTGGTACTGACCGGTCATGACAGCTCGACCATTGCCGCGGAACTGATGCGCTGCGGCGTGTCGGAATACCTGATCAAGGATCTGGAACTTCAATACCTGAAGCTGCTGCCAGCCGTTGTACATCGCATGCTGCAAACTCGCCGGATGGCGGACTCGCAACGCCAGGCGGTGGCCAAGTACCGGCTGCTGGTCGAACAGATGCCGGCTATTACCTACGTGTATCCATTGCGCGACGATGGGGACGACCCTTATGTCAGTCCGCAGATTGGGATGCTTGGTTACTCGCCGCAAGACTGGACGGCAGGCAGGGCGTTTCACCTGTCCCGCATCCATCCGGGAG from Bordetella sp. FB-8 encodes:
- a CDS encoding bifunctional aminoglycoside phosphotransferase/ATP-binding protein — protein: MSGVKLRDRAYMYSSSDNALDAALNFLAAEQESAGADPDKMVLETSISKILLIGTHAYKFKRGVRLPYVNYATAQDRLQACEKELELNRAYAPELYDCVLRITRKTDGALQIGGEGELVEPVIKMARFDQDCLLDRMTTAGKVTPALLASLAAVIADSHARAPLSRDIDGGRRVREVLDLNAASIAASPLSARYAGIDRRLRAAWREHADLLDARASRGKVRRCHGDLHLDNIYVLDGRPVLFDCLEFSDELATTDVLYDLAFPLMDFLSLGRAHDANSLLNRYLDLCGDDDEGLSLMPLFIAMRSCVRSLVLLHKESASPACAVPGAGLSARQYLALARRCLKPGQARLICIGGLSGSGKSTVAAALAHRLGPVPGARILNTDRIRKRLFAVEPEKRLPDSAYIPQISDEVYALLLQQARIVLKQGYCVVLDGVYESASRRQALQNFARDIGVPFSGYWLNAPLDVRERRVIGRTHDVSDATVKLLAVQASRSQAVRDWKVLDATAHAQAIAHRIERDILDR
- a CDS encoding BON domain-containing protein, giving the protein MKKDQELRQFVIDELEFEPSVDASRIGVAVGDGIVTLSGHVSTYDQKCTAERAALRVKGIRGIAQEIHVTYPGLPQTDDDQIAKRALDIIAWNVAIPQETIQVKVQEGWVTLTGSVPWQFQRDAATSSVRRLSGVLGVNNLITIAPHVHASDVKATIQAALHRNADVDAAAIRVDVDGSNKITLTGKVKSWAERTAAERAAWSIAGVDSVEDRLSIG
- a CDS encoding PAS domain S-box protein, which produces MENHAVESQTMSWLLTSATEPMLIADGDGRLLLVNGSVERLFGYGCGQLHGASLATLFPGLGSGVHAAAQACGLKELAACRKDCSQFPAQVHFSALQTHWGMPLVLATVRDLTSSKQTQQALLDSEARMRAIVDTAVDAIITIDRHGTIERMNPAAIRMFGYGEHETVGNNVSMLMPTAYRQLHDGFLQRYLTTGEKRIIGIGREVMGQRKDGTCFPMDLAVAEMHIGTTRMFTGMVRDISERKRSEAEVVRLLAELTRANEELTNFAYVVSHDLKAPLRGISALANWIGTDYADPLGDQGRQQLHQLSARVARMGALIDGILEYSRVRSDNEAPERVDMVELTREIIDSLAPADHILIRVDPRLPAVTADRARMHQLFQNLLANAIQHSDKERGEIWVGCSQQDGDPVFSVSDNGMGIEPRHVDRIFQLFQTLASREETTGTGIGLALVKKIVEMYGGRIHVESTPRLGSTFSFTLPRATRGP